The following are from one region of the Capsicum annuum cultivar UCD-10X-F1 chromosome 1, UCD10Xv1.1, whole genome shotgun sequence genome:
- the LOC107855322 gene encoding protein SEH1, with the protein MDKAIINLEEGTTCTAWNYSGHRLVAGSSNGSLSVFDSTDPASSVFNCSSKFKVHESSTVKVVWAPPEYGDAVACICADGSLLLWEEVVEDSELPQWKLCKRFDRISSQVLDVQFGVFHTSLKLVAAYSDGQVKVFELLDPFDLKNWQLQAEFQNVIESLSKFGNVSCKSASIAWNPFKGELQQSSFVLGFDSDVPQLNSSKVWEFDQDHQRWLPVAELALPEDKGDPVSTVAWAPNIGRPYELIAVATCKEIALWHVGSNPDPDGRLSVEKVAMLSTHDSEVWQMEWDMSGMTLATTGSDGVVRLWQCNLNGVWHEQAILEPTS; encoded by the exons ATGGATAAAGCGATTATAAATCTGGAAGAAGGTACAACATGTACTGCATGGAATTATTCGGGTCATAGATTAGTTGCGGGTTCAAGTAATGGATCTTTATCCGTATTTGATTCTACTGACCCGGCTTCATCCGTTTTCAATTGCTCCTCTAAATTCAAG GTGCATGAATCCAGCACTGTAAAAGTTGTTTGGGCTCCACCAGAATATGGGGATGCAGTTGCATGCATTTGTGCTGATGGAAGTTTGTTGTTGTGGGAGGAGGTAGTTGAAG ATTCAGAGCTGCCTCAGTGGAAACTGTGCAAACGCTTTGACAGAATCTCATCCCAAGTTCTGGATGTTCAGTTTGGAGTCTTCCATACAAGTCTGAAACTG gtTGCTGCGTATTCAGATGGTCAAGTGAAAGTGTTTGAGCTCCTAGACCCATTTGACTTGAAGAATTGGCAGTTGCAG GCTGAATTTCAGAATGTCATTGAATCTTTATCTAAATTTGGAAATGTTTCATGCAAATCGGCTTCTATTGCTTGGAATCCCTTTAAAGGGGAACTCCAGCAATCAAGCtttgttttgggttttgattctgatGTGCCGCAACTGAACTCCTCCAAG GTTTGGGAATTCGACCAGGATCATCAGAGATGGCTTCCAGTTGCAGAATTAGCTTTACCTGAAGATAAAGGTGATCCAGTCTCTACTGTTGCATGGGCACCAAATATTGGAAG GCCGTACGAGTTGATAGCTGTTGCTACTTGCAAGGAAATTGCGTTATGGCATGTTGGATCAAATCCTGACCCTGATGGAAGGCTCTCAGTGGAGAAGGTTGCAATGCTCTCTACTCATGACAGCGAG GTATGGCAGATGGAATGGGACATGAGTGGGATGACACTTGCTACTACTGGGAGTGATGGTGTAGTTCGCTTGTGGCAGTGCAACTTGAACGGGGTTTGGCATGAACAAGCGATATTAGAGCCAACTAGCTAG
- the LOC107855321 gene encoding probable WRKY transcription factor 53 — translation MDCGFNWESNSLINELTQGLEHAKQLRASFSYDKIQELDFHLQMIFSSFEKSLSILKWNDTVTQSPLLIAPLVSTGAPESSISVDDNNNNNVSSEIPHVGYGEGTVYADVIPKIDDQDFKYVSKKRKQMPTWSEQVRVNAENGYERPTDDGFSWRKYGQKDILGAKYPRSYYRCTYRLMQNCWATKQVQRSDDDPALFEITYKGSHTCNQTFHSATQLKSPEKHKLKKQANNPRTIQSNQMLANFQANLRVNINDLDKKEATSSFQFSPTFSGFVGENLHFQRSQDDDNLVGGYSLSFVSPTTPESSYFSLPSSHMNDSRRIHNVHHSESDLPDLFSANTSSTSSPIIGLEFPLERVELDPNFPFHNSEFFR, via the exons atggaTTGTGGATTTAATTGGGAGTCTAATTCATTGATAAATGAATTAACACAAGGATTAGAACATGCTAAGCAATTAAGAGCTTCTTTTTCTTATGATAAAATTCAAGAATTGGATTTTCATTTGCAaatgattttttcttcttttgaaaaaTCCTTGTCAATTCTCAAATGGAATGATACAGTAACACAAAGTCCATTACTTATAGCACCACTAGTGTCAACTGGTGCACCAGAATCTTCAATTTCTGTTGatgacaacaataacaataacgtATCTAGTGAAATTCCACACGTGGGGTATGGAGAGGGTACAGTGTACGCTGACGTTAtccctaaaattgatgatcaagatttcaaatatgtttcaaagAAGAG aaaACAGATGCCTACATGGAGTGAACAAGTGAGAGTTAATGCAGAGAATGGATATGAAAGGCCTACTGAtgatggatttagttggagaaAATATGGACAAAAAGATATTCTTGGTGCTAAATATCCCAG GAGTTACTACAGATGCACCTATAGACTAATGCAGAATTGTTGGGCAACAAAGCAAGTGCAAAGGTCTGATGATGATCCTGCACTATTTGAGATCACATACAAAGGGTCACATACTTGTAACCAAACTTTTCACTCTGCTACACAACTAAAATCACCAGAGAAACATAAACTCAAGAAACAAGCCAACAATCCAAGAACAATACAATCGAACCAAATGCTCGCAAACTTTCAAGCAAATTTGAGAGTGAATATAAATGATTTGGACAAGAAAGAAGCAACAAGTTCCTTCCAATTTTCACCTACATTCTCTGGGTTCGTAGGCGAAAATCTGCATTTTCAGAGGTCACAAGATGATGATAATTTGGTTGGGGGATATTCACTATCTTTTGTCTCTCCTACAACCCCTGAATCAAGTTACTTCTCATTACCAAGCTCCCATATGAATGATTCGCGGAGAATTCACAACGTGCACCATTCAGAATCAGACCTCCCTGATTTGTTCTCAGCCAACACTTCATCAACAAGTTCTCCAATTATAGGCTTGGAGTTTCCACTTGAACGTGTGGAGCTAGATCCAAATTTTCCATTTCATAACTCAGAATTTTTCAGATAA